A region of the Amycolatopsis sp. cg13 genome:
GCAGCGGAGCCGGAGACGTGGCCGCGGATCGGGTCCGGGTGCTGGAGCAGGGGCCGAGCGAGGACGAACGGGCTGGCGGGTACACGACGGAGCTGCCGCCGTCGTTCGAGCCGATCGCCATCGGGGTGAGCGACGCGGCGATCGGGGTCAATGTGCGGGAACTGTCGCCTAACGCTGTCTCGCAGATCGTGTGCACTGTGCTTGCGGCAGGTGGCGGTGGGGCGTCCGGGACCATCACGCTGTCCGGCGGGGGCCAGAAACTGCAACCCCAAGCCTGCGGCCGATAGCTCAGCCGCGCGGCTTCATTACCGGCGCGAACACCACCGCCACCACGCACAACGCCAGCGGCAGCAGGAACGCGACGTTCAGCGGCACCCAGTGCGCCAGCCCGCCGATGATCGCCGGACCGGCCAGCAGCCCGACGTATCCGACGCCGACCACCCGCGCCATCAGCGCACCCGACGCTCGCTTGTCCAGGTTGCCCGCCGCGGTGAACAGCTGCGGGACACCACCGGAGAGCCCGAGCCCGAACAACGCCCAGCCGCACAACGACAACGGCACCCACGGCGCCAGTGACGCGATCGCGAGCCCCAGCGCGGCCAACCCGCTTCCGTAGCGCACGACAGCGACCGGACCGGCTAGCGCGGCTACTCGGTCGGTCGCGAATCGGCCGACGGTCATCGCCACCGCGAACGAGCCGTAAGCCAGGGCGGCGGTGCTTTCGGACGTCCCCAGCCCGTCGCGCAGATACAACGCGGCCCAGTCGTTCGCGACGCCCTCGGACAGCATCAGCGCGAAGGCCAGCAGACCCAGCAACCACACCACGCGGGCGGGCGTACGCGTCGGTTTGGCTTCCTCGGCGGTTTCCTCGGCTGCCTCGTCCGACGAATCGAGCAGATACCGGCGGACCAGCAGCGAAACCACGATGCACAGCACTCCGGTACCGCCGAGCGACACGAGCGTCGGCACGCCCGCCCCCAGCACCGCCGCCCCGACGACCGCCGCGATCGCACCGCCGATCGACCACATCGCGTGGAACGCGGCCATGATCGGCCGCGGGTAAGCCCGTTCCACGACCACCGCGTGCGCGTTCATCGCGACGTCCAGCGAGCCGTTGAAGAACCCGAACGCCGCGAGCGCCAGCCCGAGCGTCCACCAGTTCGCCGCGAACCCCGGCAACACCACCGCGACCCCCACGAGCACCCCCGCGACGGACACGACCCGCGGATGCCCGAACCGGTCCGCGAGCGGCCCGGTGACCTGCATCCCGATCAACGCCGACCCGCCGAGCACCAGCAGCAACGCCCCGAGCGCGGTGTGCGAGACGCCGGTCGCGCGCTCGATCACCGGGATGTGCACCACCCACATGCCGACCGCGAACCCGCAGAGGGCGAACACGATCCAGGTGGCGACGCGGGCCGCGCGGGGCAGCACCGGAGGCGGGGAGAGCTCGGTCATCGGGCTCGGCTCCTCTTCGGGGGTCGGGTCCAGGCAGGAACACAGGTGCGGGCGGGGAGAATCGGGCTGAGGCATGATGGGCGCGTGGAAGCCGACCTGACCGCCGCCCCGTGAGCGGGGGCTACCTGAAGGGCAGAATCCGCCGCGACGACATCGTTTCGGCGGCCGCCGTGGTGTACGGCGAAGCTGGCTACCACGCGTCGTCCCTGCGGGAAATCGCCAAACGAGCCGGCATCACCCACGCCGGCTTGCTGTACCACTTCCCGACGAAGGAAGCCCTGCTCGCGGCGGTCCTGGAACGCCGAGACGCCGAAGACGCCGCCCGTGAGCAACTGACCGCGACCCCGCCTGGCTTGGATGTCCTGCGCCGCTTCATCGCACTGGCCGAACACAACGTCCGCCACCGGGGCATCGTCGACCTGTACTCGCGCCTCGCCGCCGAAGCGGTCTCCGAAGACCATCCCGCGCACGCCTACTTCGCCCGCCATTACCGCGAGGCCCGCGACAGCATCGCCCAGTCGTTCCACGCGCTCGCCGAAAGAGGCGAGCTGCGCCCCGGCGTAGACCCGGACTTGGCGGCACTCACCTTCGTCGGACTGATGGACGGCCTCCAGGTCCAGTGGCTCACCACCCCCACGCAAGTCGATGTAGTCGGTTCCCTCCGTCTCTCTCTGCAAACTCTCCTGACTGTCCCGCTGTTCCCGAATTAGGCGGAATCCGGAGATCTGGCCCCAAATGGCCGCCGATCGCGCCGCCGCTGTCCGTGAGGGGAACGACCCGCAACCGGTCCGTCGCCGGAACGCGCCCCAATGTGGCGTTGGGTGCATCCCACGCACCCAATGCGGCATTGGGGCGTTAGCCCCGGCCCACCCGCGAACCGCAGCCAACGCGCCCAACCAGCGAGGCACCCAGTCCCTCCCCCACCCCGATACGAAGCCTCCCTGCGGTTCGGGGGTGCTTGTCAAGGCATCTTTCCCGCCTTGACAAGCACCCCCGAACCGTCAGCACAATCGGGCTTCGGGGTGGTGGCCCCACCCAGGGCGCAATGTCGCCGCCAGGCGACGAGCCGCCCTACAACGTCCGCACGTACGGATCCCACTCAACGGGCAACGGCGAAGCCACCTCCACCCGACTGGCCACCTCAACCCCCACCCCCCGAGACATGGACTCCTCAACAGCCACCATCACGTCCAACACGTGATAAGCCAACTCCCCCGAAGCCCGCTCCGGCACCCCCGCGCGAACCGACCGGGCCAAATCAAGAACCCCCGTACCCCGAGAAGCCGAATGCCCCACCGCGCCCAACTCCTCCGACTCCCCACCGGCATGCACCACAGTGGAACCGTCAAACCGATTGGGATCAGGCAATACCGCAGTCCCGAGCGAACCGGTCACCTCGACAACCCCAGTACGCCGCAACGCGGAATCAAACGACAACACAACCTGCGCACTACCCCCGCGCGCGAACTCCACCAACGCACTCACCGAAGTAGGCACAGCAACCGGAAACTCAGTCCCGGCCCGAGGACCGGCCCCGATCACCCGAGTTTCCCGCCCCCGCCCGCCAATCCCGGTAACCTTGCGAACAGAACCGAACACCTGCACCAACTGCG
Encoded here:
- a CDS encoding TetR/AcrR family transcriptional regulator, producing MSGGYLKGRIRRDDIVSAAAVVYGEAGYHASSLREIAKRAGITHAGLLYHFPTKEALLAAVLERRDAEDAAREQLTATPPGLDVLRRFIALAEHNVRHRGIVDLYSRLAAEAVSEDHPAHAYFARHYREARDSIAQSFHALAERGELRPGVDPDLAALTFVGLMDGLQVQWLTTPTQVDVVGSLRLSLQTLLTVPLFPN
- a CDS encoding MFS transporter, which translates into the protein MTELSPPPVLPRAARVATWIVFALCGFAVGMWVVHIPVIERATGVSHTALGALLLVLGGSALIGMQVTGPLADRFGHPRVVSVAGVLVGVAVVLPGFAANWWTLGLALAAFGFFNGSLDVAMNAHAVVVERAYPRPIMAAFHAMWSIGGAIAAVVGAAVLGAGVPTLVSLGGTGVLCIVVSLLVRRYLLDSSDEAAEETAEEAKPTRTPARVVWLLGLLAFALMLSEGVANDWAALYLRDGLGTSESTAALAYGSFAVAMTVGRFATDRVAALAGPVAVVRYGSGLAALGLAIASLAPWVPLSLCGWALFGLGLSGGVPQLFTAAGNLDKRASGALMARVVGVGYVGLLAGPAIIGGLAHWVPLNVAFLLPLALCVVAVVFAPVMKPRG